The following is a genomic window from Candidatus Moraniibacteriota bacterium.
AGCATTCGAAACATTCCATTGCTCCGGTGTGTCCCCGAATAACAAATGTTGTTCATTCTGACAAACGAAACCTTCGACAGGATTTTCGTAGAGATGCTTCAGTACTGCATAAACAGTCGCGCTGTGATTCGCTTGGAAACAGGGATCTGGGACATTATAAATAAGGGATTGCAAGAAGTAGGAAGGTGCCATTTCTTTTGCCAAAGCCTTCTTTTCGATGAGATGATTTCGCATGTTTTTGAAAATCCTTACCGTAGGCTTAAAAACACCACCGGTACGCAGATTGGAATTCTTATCAACCCCGTTTTGGTAATGATGTTCCGGATAATTAACTATTGGTTTGTTAGTTTGTTGATGATAAAGCTTAATTCCTTCTTCCGCGCTGTGAAGACCGACTCCATGAAAGTAATTGTACCGTCGAAAACTGATCACCGGAACAATGTCGGCCTTTAATCGTCCAGGAGCGGGTAAGAGCTTGATCGACTTATTTCCGGTTGTATCAATACTCGACGCTCCGTAGTAGAGAGTAAGAGCTTTAATTACATCGCGACGAAACTCATGCCAATCATAAGTGGCGTTGCTATAGGCAAGATCATGAGCGCTCTTCTGTTCAGGTGGCAATTCGTGAGCGTTGTGTCCGAATGTC
Proteins encoded in this region:
- a CDS encoding nucleotidyltransferase, giving the protein MGIPFSQLETWANQGATVSAKATHESIRCGLTHEKSPVKSLIESGKAKVYLQGSYKNSTNIRADSDVDVVVELTMTFGHNAHELPPEQKSAHDLAYSNATYDWHEFRRDVIKALTLYYGASSIDTTGNKSIKLLPAPGRLKADIVPVISFRRYNYFHGVGLHSAEEGIKLYHQQTNKPIVNYPEHHYQNGVDKNSNLRTGGVFKPTVRIFKNMRNHLIEKKALAKEMAPSYFLQSLIYNVPDPCFQANHSATVYAVLKHLYENPVEGFVCQNEQHLLFGDTPEQWNVSNAHTTIMAFVKLWDNWGK